The proteins below come from a single Aegilops tauschii subsp. strangulata cultivar AL8/78 chromosome 6, Aet v6.0, whole genome shotgun sequence genomic window:
- the LOC123494286 gene encoding uncharacterized protein: MRRGTGTAWWLLVAAAALLVLVLPLLASCAASARPPPVPPRGGGDAGLGGGRELAAMGAARRLGQRTPVNKPPSPNPHRASATAVPPPPPD; the protein is encoded by the exons ATGCGTCGCGGGACAGGCACCGCGTGGTGGTTGCTCGTCGCAGCCGCCGCGCTCCTGGTCCTGGTTCTGCCGCTGCTCGCCTCCTGCGCGGCCTCCGCACGTCCTCCTCCAG TGCCGCCGCGAGGTGGCGGCGACGCCGGGCTGGGTGGAGGGAGGGAGCTAGCGGCCATGGGAGCTGCGAGGCGGTTGGGGCAGAGGACGCCGGTGAACAAGCCTCCCTCACCCAACCCCCACCGCGCGTCGGCGACGGCcgtgccgccgccaccgcctgaCTAG